The following nucleotide sequence is from Corynebacterium hindlerae.
GTCGGCTCGAAGGGTATTCCGGCGACCGCCGCCATAAGAGCGACCCAGATCCGGGCGACGCTATCGCGGTGGTAGCCACCGCCTCCTAAAGCTACCCAGCGTCCCGAGGCGTAGCGATCCGCCCAGCGCCCGATGGAAGAATAGGCCCGGTAGAGAGCGTCGACTGATAAGCGCAGGTCGGCCAAAGGATCGTCGCGGTGTGGGTCCGCCCCGTGCTGGGAAATGATGATCTCGGGGCGACATACCTTGAGGATCTGCGGGATTAGGGAATGCACGCACCGTAGCCACTCCTCGTCCGAGGTGTCTCGGTCCAGTGCAATGTTCACGGCGGTGCCTAAGGCGGAAGGTCCGCCGATGTCGTGGGCGAACCCGGTACCGGGGAACAGGTAGAGGCCGGATTCGTGGATGGAGATGGTGAGCACGCGTGGGTCGTCCCAGAACTCCTGCTCCACGCCGTCGCCGTGGTGGGCGTCCACGTCGATATACGCCACCCGCTGCGCGCCTTTGTTTAAGAGTGAACGGATCGCGATGGCGGCGTCGTTGTACATGCAAAAGCCGGACATTCGATCCGGGAACGCGTGGTGCAACCCACCCGAAATGTTAACGGCCCGCTTCCGGCGCCCGGACCATACTTCTTCGGCGGCGGCCACGGTTGCGGACACGATGTGGGCGCCAATGGACTCCATTACCGGCGTTACTACTGGATTGTCTTCGACCCCGATTCCGTGTTCCAGCGAAGGTTCACCCGCGAGCAAAGCATCAATGTATGCGGGGGAGTGAACCATTTCCAGCAGTGCGCGCGTGGGGGCCGGCGGAACTTCCAGGTCAAAGTGGGACAGGATCCCGAAGTAGTCCGCGAGTTCCACGGCCAAGCGGACACGATCCGCGCCCATCGGATGCGTGTCGCCGAGGTTGTAACCGTAGAGGGCGTCGTCGAGAAGCAACAGCGGTTTCATAGCGATCGTGCCAGCGGGTCGCGTTCGGTGGCCAGTGGGGCGAGGCGCAGGCGGGCGCCGACGACCGTGGTGCCGTCATTGCTGGCGATCACCGGGGTGAGCTCAATATCCACGATCGCGGCGATATCGTCCTTCATGCGCGCCACCTGCATAATCAGCTGCTCGATCTGGTCGAGCTGGGCGGGCAGGGAACCGCGGTAACCCATGAGCAGCGGGGCGGCGCGCAGCTGCTCGATCATGGCGCGGGCGTCGGTGCGGCGAAGTGGTGGGACACGCCAGGTGGTGTCGCCGAGCAACTC
It contains:
- a CDS encoding acetoin utilization protein AcuC, with the translated sequence MKPLLLLDDALYGYNLGDTHPMGADRVRLAVELADYFGILSHFDLEVPPAPTRALLEMVHSPAYIDALLAGEPSLEHGIGVEDNPVVTPVMESIGAHIVSATVAAAEEVWSGRRKRAVNISGGLHHAFPDRMSGFCMYNDAAIAIRSLLNKGAQRVAYIDVDAHHGDGVEQEFWDDPRVLTISIHESGLYLFPGTGFAHDIGGPSALGTAVNIALDRDTSDEEWLRCVHSLIPQILKVCRPEIIISQHGADPHRDDPLADLRLSVDALYRAYSSIGRWADRYASGRWVALGGGGYHRDSVARIWVALMAAVAGIPFEPTAPMPHNWSRRVGAPCSVTWGDPGAAFLVNALSLDQIMHSGASAAMKATSKAVFPYWGLQPYG